Within Polyodon spathula isolate WHYD16114869_AA unplaced genomic scaffold, ASM1765450v1 scaffolds_1898, whole genome shotgun sequence, the genomic segment CTGCCAAATAGAATAGGGTCTGAGATATATTCCACAGACCACAATCTCctgttaccttttattttttacagaaaaacgATTAGTTTGCTAACAAgctaaactgattttttttttttttacggattATACAGTcgcaattttatttaaatattttggctTACTTAAATGACCCAAGTTTGGGGTCCTCAATATGGCTACAGTTATTGCATTAATATGTTGTTCTGTTGTACTATTTAAATGTCAAACAAGAAACGTGTATCGTAACTTAAGAAAAGCATTTACTGACCTGTGGCACACAAGTGTGTAGAAAGCTGGTCTTTTACCATCGGCTAGTGATCTCAGCTCTGGTCTTTTGAAACTTGCCCGTCGTCTTTTAATAATACCAAGCAGCATCTTGTCAACTTATCAGTTGGCCTTTTACCGGAGGTTCAGATCCGAGTTTGGGGGCCTCAACTTAGCCCCCCAGCAGTGACATCCGAGGCTTTTGAAGTGtcctccattcttttttttttttattctttaattgaCTCCTgcctttttttaaaggagaaaaatgttacaaacgaaaaaaaaaaacactttgctgctGCTTAAGAGGACTCtggttgtattatttgtttttttctagttttgtgaAATTCAGGGCTAGTCCGTCTTCCCTGCAATCAAAGTCTTGTAGCTCAATGAATTTAGCATTATAAATCTCTCACCTAAATTCACATAAAATAGTGATGTTTCTAAATGACCAAGTTAGTTTCCCATGTATAAAATTGGTTGAACCACTGGGCAATTGACAGCTGAAGCTCAGCTAAATGTAGGATAATTATCATATTCCCGAAATGGGAGCCTACATATtccatttttataatacattgaaCACCAATTTTAATTTATTCAGACACTCCTCTCTTCCTGTTACTGCTATCATTCTTCACTCATTTGGGTCCATTGTTGTTGTTTCACTTAAGTAAACCCACATATCAATTCCTGGTCATAGATTAAATGATAATGAATCTAAATCAATAGATATTCCCTTAAAGTTTAAACTGGTGACCAATCTCCCGACTAATTATGGATTACAAGGACGAGCCCAAAATTGTCAACCTGTCCCTCCAATGTAAGGGCAGTCAGTCTGGTCTGTAGTGACAGGATTGAAACCTAGAGATCCAATACCAGTATCTTCAGCTATCACCATGCTGGTGAACATGCTGATGGGTTATCTATCGCTGCAGTGCCCCATGCAGTATCGCAGGAAATCTGGATCATTCCTTAACTATACATATATTGGTTCTTTTTTAGTCTGTAGTGTGTTCGTTATTAATAATcaggatccccccccccctcctccccccccaaagtattttttcttatttttggatttttgtttttccagtttaCTGTTAAAACAGCATTAGTACATAAATTGAACACATTTTTGGGTGAAAATCTGACTTTCTTGCCACTTTCCTGCTATGAAAATTGTGTGCATGGTATAAATATTTGTGAAAACTGTTCTGAATTTGTGCAATGTGTATCGAAATGTAACTGCAACAGCAGACACTAAACCCCCTTACCCCTGCGGGCTGCCACGACGCTCTTTGAAATGTCTGGACACTGCAAAGTTTGTTTAACCACATTTAACAGCGAGCGAGGATTTAAACGGATTAGCAAAATGTGGTATGTGgttgtatgtgttttatatgatgtaaaatgaaagcctttctttctttctttctttctttctttctttctttctttctttctttctttggaaaGTCACACCATGTCAACGCTAGTGCCCCGAATGCTACAGTAAACTACAGTGCAACATGTGGCACTTACGAGCAGCTCGAGTACTGGCCAAACAACTTTGATGACTTTGCGGCAAGTTCTGGTGTTTAGCCATACACTGTAGGCCAGTTTATTATCCCCTGGTCatataaaacagttgttttaGAATCCTGCACAAGCTGGAAGTTTTTTAAATAGCCAGGTGGGTATAGGTGTAGAAAGACAGGCCAGGCTTTTCTGCAGCGGGTCAGCTGAAAGAATTCAAATACTGAGCTTCagatttaaatcgtttttttccAACATACCTACTTTAACATTAGGGTTAGGTTAGGAACGTAGAAGAATCACATTTAGGGCAATTCGCTTTTCAACACTcgatattgttaaaaaaaacaaaaacaaaaacaaaaaaagaaacactattaCCTTTAGCACCAGCGACAATCTCACTCACCAGCAAAGCGTTAACTGTGTTGGCGGCCATTAACGAAAACAGAGCACACAGGATACGTTTTTTAGAATGGTACAGTGGTCTCGAGAACAAGCGGCCGCTCATGTGTTTGAAAGAATGTAGTACTGTCTTTTTGCACCCATGCCCTGGTCCTAGTACATGAACTGCTTTGTTTCCTTTCTGTTTAGGCAGCTCTGGTTCTTTTGTACAATATCATGGTGGTGAACAACTGGCAGGCCTTCATGGATGCCTATGCCAGGTACTCAACCCCGTAAGTCCAAAGCAGGTGTTCACTTGCTCGCTTGCTTGTTTCGCACTATTGTCTTTAAATAATATCTAACTGCTGCTGTACTCGCTGGTTATTTCTCTATTGCTGGTTTATGGGAGCATGAGATCAGTTTATATATGTTATCTTGAGGTCATTATATAGTCATAGTTGCATATAGACGCAGTAGACAGTGCTGGGAAAAAATCTGATAGAATCACTAGCATTTTGGTGTCTGTTTCTCATAGCGATCAGATGGTGGTCATGATGAGATAAGATCTTCAAAAACCGGTGTAAAGCGGTTCAGGTTCCTCTTGTGTACAAACAGAGACCTGCTTCCTGCCTATAAATGCTGAACAGACTTCATCTTTTGAATAAGAAGCCAGATGAATGGGAGGAAAGGCACTTCAGACTGGTTCACCTGGTTCACCTCTGGTCACCTGCCAAAGTTATGGTCATTGGCCAATGAATATGAAACCCACACATTGAAACTACTGTCCTGTCTAATTATAGAGGCTGTATGTTCTACCTGTGTTTATCCCGAGGCCAGCTGTAACTCAATAGTCTTTCCCTAGGTGGTCGAAGCTGTACTTTGTGGCCTGGTGGTTAACCTCCTCGGTCATGTGGGTCAACCTGTTTGTTGCTTTAATTCTGGAGGTAAGAGAAATTTTGGTTGATGTTGGGATTTAAAACAATTGCATGgcaatttttacattttggagacCAAAATTCCAAAAAGCAGTTTCCAAAATTAATTTTGTGCCGTTCCATAGTGGTTTAATCCATTCTTGCTTgtactatgagtttagtaagacacacacGAGCTTGTGTTAAAGCTTGTATGAAAACCTGGCATTggcgaaactgctatgcaagaggagtcttatttccatctacTGATTTAATGAACTGAActacttttttttgtgaatgaaacAGAACTTCATCCACAAGTGGGATAGAAGCCATCACTGTTCCATCTCCGATGAAGATCA encodes:
- the LOC121310246 gene encoding two pore calcium channel protein 2-like → SHHVNASAPNATVNYSATCGTYEQLEYWPNNFDDFAAALVLLYNIMVVNNWQAFMDAYARYSTPWSKLYFVAWWLTSSVMWVNLFVALILENFIHKWDRSHHCSISDEDQAECQLTVQSMFSKFLKEPTEEELLSILEQHPHLNIKH